The Stenotrophomonas indicatrix DNA segment CACCAGCCACAGCGCGATGGCCAGCACGAATGCCAATGGCGCCAACCAGAAGCGCAGGTCGCGTGCATGCAGCCGCACCCGCGGCCAGTGCAGCGCCGAACCGATCACCGCCGGCACGATCATCAGCAGCGCGATCACGCCCACGCCCTTGGTGATCACCCCGATGCCCGCAAAGAACCAGCCCAGCCACCACCAGCGCCACGCGGGCCCCAGCAGCAGGTGGCGCAGCAGACCGTAATTGGCCAGGGTGATGAACACCACCACCAGCGGGTCGATCTGCGCCTTCTTCGCCTGAAAGGTGAACTGCAGGGCGAACAGCAGCGCCCAGCCCGCGTACAGGCCAACCTGCCGCGTCCACAGGCGCCGGCCCAGATCGACCACGCACCACAGCGTGCCGAGTGCGGCGATCAGCGAGGGCAACAGGAATGCCACACGCCAGTTGCCGACCACGCTGTACAGCGTGGCCTGCCACCACATCAGCATCGGCGGCTTGTCCGAGTACAGCTCCAGCCCACGATGCGGGAACAGCCAGTCGCCGCTGTCCACCATCTGCTTGGCGACCAGGGCGAAGCGCGGTTCGTCCGAGGGCCAGGGATCGCGTAGTCCCAGGCCGGCACCCAACACCAGCAGGGCCATCACAACGAACAGCCACGTCTGGCGTAACGCACGGGTTTTCAGCATGGGGGCTCGGACAGCGGTTGGGTCAGCCCTTTTTTAGCAGACGCGCGTAGAAAAATCCGTCAGCATCGTTTTCACCGGGCAGGCGCTGGCGCGCGATACCGTCACAGTCCAGACCAAATGCGTCATCCAGCGCGACCGCTTCCGCATCCGCGTGCCACTTCAGGAAGCCCTTTACCTGATCGACGTTCTCCGCGCGCAGGATCGAGCAGGTGGCATACAGCAGTGCACCACCGGGGCGCAGCATCGACCAGCAGGCTTCCAGCAACCGGGCCTGGATGCCGACGAGGGCATCGATGTCCTCCGCACGGCGATGGAACATCACGTCCGGCTGCCGACGGATGACGCCGGTGGCCGAGCACGGTGCATCCAGCAGGATCGCGTCGAACGGAACGCCGTCCCACCATGCCCCCGGATCGCTGGCATCGGCCACCAGGACCTCGGCACCTTCGCCCACACCGGTGCGGGTGAACGTATCCTTGGCGCGCGCCAGGCGACGGGCGTCGATATCCAGCGCCAGCAATCGCAGACTGGGGTCGCGCTCAAGCAGGTGCGCGGCCTTGCCACCCGGGGCGGCACACGCGTCGAGCACACGGCTGCCGGCCGGCGGCGCCAGCGCGTCGGCAGCACATTGTGCCGACAGATCCTGCACCGACAGCACACCTTCGCCGAAGCCGGGCAACTGGTTCACCGGAACCGGCGCGGCCAGTCGTAACGCATCGGCGCTCAGCGGGCTGGCTTCGGCGGCAATGCCCGCCTCGGCCAGGGCCGCCATCACCTTGTCGCGCCCGCCCTGCTGGCGGTTGGCACGCAGCCACAACGGCGCCGGCTGCAGGCTGGCAGCGAAGATCGCCTCGGCCTGTGCCGGCCAGTCGCGCTCGACGGCCTCGGCCAGCCAGAGCGGAAATGCGTCGCGTGCCGGCTGTTCGGGGAAGCCCTCGCGCTGGGCCCGGCGCAGGATCGCGTTGACCAGGCCCGCCTGGCGTTCACGGCCAAGTGCGCGTGCGGCATCGACCGTGGCCGACAGCGCTGCATGGGCCGGCAGTTCCAGCACGTCCAGCTGGGCGAAGCCCACCATCAGCAGCGTGCGCAGGTCGGCATCGCGTGCGGACAGCGGCTTCTGCATCCATCCCTGCAGGGCGGCGTCATAGGTGCTGCGACGGCGCAGCACCGCAAAGCACAGCGCTTCAAGCAGGGCGCGATCGCGGGTGTCGGCCAGTTTGGGCAGCGCCCAGGCCAGCTCCGCCTTGAGCGAACGACCGCGGGTGAACACCTGCGCCAGCACGCGCGCCGCCAGCATGCGGGTGGCCGCGCCCGGCGCCGCCTTGGCGATGGAAAAATCGTTTGCCTTGCTCACCCGTCAGACCCCCACGCGCAGGTCGCGGCGGGCATTGAGGTAGTCGGCGGCAGTGATCGCCTTGCCGCCTTCCCGCTGCAGCACGCGCAGGCGCAGCGCGCCCTGCCCGCAGGCGATGTCGATGCCCTCGCGGCCAGCGGCCAGCACCGTGCCCGGCGCTTGGCCATGCGCCGCATCCAGCGCCACCGCGCCGTGGATGCGCACGCGCTCACCGGCCAGCAATGCCTCGGCAATCGGCCACGGATTGAACGCACGTACCGTGCGCGCCAGCGCTTCGGCGTCCTGCGCCCAGTCCAGTTTTGCCTCGGCCTTGTCCAGCTTGTGCGCATAGGTCACGCCCTGCTCGGGCTGCGGCCGTGCGATCGGCTTGATACCAGCGCGCAGCAGGCCCAGCCCATCGGACAGCACCTGCGCGCCGAGCTCGGCCAGCTTGTCGTGCAACTGGCCACCGGTATCGGTGGCGGCGATCTGCAGCTCCTGGTGCAGCAACACCGGGCCCGTATCCAGGCCGGCTTCCATCTGCATCAGGCAGATGCCGGTCTTCTCGTCACCGGCCTGGATGGCACGCTGGATCGGTGCGGCGCCGCGCCAGCGCGGCAGCAGCGAACCATGCACGTTCCAGCAACCGTGGGTCGGGATGGTCAGCACCGCCCTGGGCAGGATCAGGCCGTAGGCCACCACCACCATCAGGTCCGGCTGCAGGTCACGCAGCAGTTGCTGGGCCGCCTCGTCCTTCAGCGTTTCCGGCTGGTGCACGGGGATGCCGCGGGCGACCGCTTCCAGCTTGACCGGCGAAGGCGCCAGCCCACGGCCGCGACCGGCCGGGCGATCAGGCTGCGTATAGACAGCCACCACCTCGTGATGACGCGCGGCCGCGCGCAGCGACGACACCGCGAATTCCGGCGTACCGGCAAAGACAATCCTCATGGCAACCCCACTTGCAGGATGAAATCGTGCAGGAAAAAAAACGGCGCCGTCGGCCGGCGCCATGCAGCCCGCGCGTCACGCGCAGGCGAGGGCCACCCGGACGGGCGGCCCGAAGCAACGATCACGCCACGTGCTTGCGCTGTTTGGCCAGCTTCTTGCGGACCATCTCGCGCTTCAGCGGCGACAGGTAATCGATGAACAGCTTGCCGTCCAGATGGTCCATCTCGTGCTGCACGCAGACCGCCAGCAGGCCATCGGTGGTCAGTTCCTGCGGCTGCCCCTGGCGGTCCAGGAACTTGACGGTGATGGTGTCGGCACGGGTCACGTCAGCGAAGATGCCGGGCACCGACAGGCAACCTTCCTGGTACACCTGGCCCCCGTCCTTGGCGACGATTTCCGGGTTGATGAACACGCGCGGCTCGTTCTTTTCTTCGCTCACGTCGATGACCATGAAGCGCTGGTGCACATCCACCTGGCTGGCAGCCAGGCCGATGCCGGGGGCGTCGTACATGGTCTCGAACATGTTGTCGAGCAGCTCCTGGAACGCCGGCGTGGTCACTTCGGCGGCATCGATCAACGCAGCCTTGGTACGCAGGCGCGGATCGGGGAACTCAAGGATGGGGAGTAAAGCCATGGCAGTTTCCGGGGGGTGGGGCCGGGGTACGCCGGCATACGTCGCAGATTCTAGCTCCAACGCTTGCCTTGCGCCCCGGTTTCTGGACTATAGTGCGCGGACCTGTTGGGGAATCAGGGCTTCACACCTATGTTGCTTCGTTTTCGTACGGTCGTCGCCGCGGCGATGCTGACCGTGGCTGCCTATGCTACCGCCGTGGAAGTGAATGGCGGGCACCCGGACACCTATGTGGTCCGCAAAGGGGACACCCTGTGGGACATCGCAGGACGATTCCTGCAGAAACCATGGCTGTGGCCGGAGATCTGGCAGGCCAATCCACAGGTCGCCAATCCACACCTGATCTATCCCGGTGACGTCCTCAGCCTGGCCTATCTGGACCGTGTAACGGCCCAGCCCGGTCCGCGCCAGGAAGCCCCGGTCACCGGCGTGCCGCTGGCACAGGTGGAACCGTTCCTGAAACAGCTCAGCGTGGTCGACAGCATCGAGCAGCTGCCGTACGTGGTCGCGCTGGAGGACAACCGCCTGCGTGCCACCGGTGGGCAGACCGCCTATGTGCGCCTGGCCGACGCCCAAACCGGCCAACGCTGGGCCGTGGTCCGCCCGACCGTGCGCTACGCCCAGCCCAAGCCAACCGAGGACCTGACCGCCAACGGCGATGTCACCCCCGGCAGCGGCAACCTCTGGAAGGCTTTCAGCGCGCCCAACCACCGCCGCGGCATTCTGGGGTACGAGCTGGCACAGGTCGGCACCGGCACCATCGCCAAGGTGGCCGGCGGCAAGACCGAAGCGTCGACCCTGGTACTGGACAATGCCAGTGGCGGCCGTGAAGTGCGTGCCGGCGACCGCTTGGTACCGGTCGAGGCCACGCCGTACGACCTGCAGTTCTTCCCGCATGTGCCCGCAGCCGGTGTGGAAGGCGTGGACGTGCGAGTACTGGCGGTCACCGACATGTTCAACGCCGGCGGCCCGCGCGATGTGATCGCGATTTCCGCTGGCCGCGCCCAGGGCGTGGACAACGGCACCGTGTTCTCGCTGTGGCGCCAGGGCAGCCACGTGGCGCACCGGATGAAGTTCCCGGGGTCCTCGCGCATGGACGACTCGACCAGCACGGGCGCCGGCCGGGTCAGCCTGCCGGATGAGTACGCCGCGCATGCCATGGTCTTCCGCACCTTCGACAACGTCAGCTATGCGTTGGTGATGCAGGGCGTGAAGCCGGTGCGTGTGGGCTACAGCGCGCTGCATCCGGACGCGAAATGATCCGGCGCCGGGCCCCGCCCGGCCTCGGCAGATGGCGCCGGCCGCATCGGCCGGCAACCTCCGGGATACTCTGACAGCAATACGCGAAGGCGCCCTAGGGCGCCTTTGTTGTGTGGGGCCGATAGTCGGGGGATGACAGAGCATGGACTTGAGGCGCTGCTGCGCCTGATGATCGCGGGTGGTTCCCTGGCACCCAGGCGCACCCTGTTGCAGACCACCGGCAATGCGGACGCGGCGTTGGCGCTGGGCGTTGCAGGCTGGCGGGCCCACGGCTGCACGCCGGAACAGTGCGCTGCGCTGGAGCGTCCCGATACCCGCGCCCTCGCGCTTGCGCAGCGCTGGCTGCAGCAGCCTGATCATCATCTGCTGGCCTGCAACGATCCCGCCTTCCCGCCCCTCCTGCTCGACGCACCCAATCCGCCCTTGGCGCTGTTCGTTGCCGGGGATCCAACCATCGCCTGGCGTCCTGCGGTGGCCCTGGTCGGCAGCCGTTCACCCACCCCCGCCGGCCGTGCCCTGGCCGCCCGGTTTGCCACGTGCTTCGTCGAGGCAGGGCTGGCGGTGACCAGTGGGTTGGCGTCAGGCATCGATGCAGCTGCCCACCAGGCGGCGCTGGACGCAGGCGGCTGCACGCTCGCGGTGATAGGCACTGGCCCGGACCGCGCCTATCCCACCAGCCATACCCGCCTGCAGGCAACAATCGCTACCGAAGGTGCAGTGCTCAGCGAGTACCTGCCAGGCACGCCCGCACGGCCGGGCCACTTCCCCGCGCGCAACCGGCTGGTGGCCGGGCTGGCCCTGGCCACGGTGGTGGTCGAGGCCGCACAACGCTCGGGCGCCCTGATCACCGCCCGGCTGGCGGCCGAAGCAGGCCGCGAGGTCTGCGCGATACCCGGTTCGGTGCTCAATCCGCGCGCCGCCGGCTGCCACCGGCTCATCCGTGAAGGGGTTGCCCTGGTCGAACGCCCCGAAGAAGTGCTGGAACTGCTGGCCCCGGCACTGCGTCACCAGCTTCCGGGCTTGCAAACCCGGCTTGCCACCCCCACTGAACAGGCAGCGCCGGCGGACCTGCCGGCATGCTGGGCGAACGACGCTGACTACCAGAGCTTGTGGCGGGCGCTGGGGCATGACCCAATCAGTATGGATTCACTGATCACGCACTGTGGATTGACGGCGTCGGAGGTGTCCTCCATGCTGCTGGCCATGGAACTTGCGGGGATCGTGGTGTGCGTACACGGCCGCTACTGTCGACGTCCCTAGTTTCTTCACCTCCACAGCGTCGCGCGACGCAGGCCGAGGGGCAATGAAAGAGAGCATCCTGGATGTACTGTTGTACCTGTTTGAACACTATTTCAGCGAAGATGCGGACCTGATCCGTGACCGCGACTCACTGCAGAATGGCCTGATCCAGGCCGGTTTCAGCCCCACTGAGATCAACAAGGCATTCGAATGGCTCGATGCCCTGGCAGCGCAGCGCCCAAGCGCGGCCCAGGCCCGGGTCGATGGCCCGGTGCGCATCTATCACGGCCCGGAGCTGGACAAGCTTGACGTGGAATGCCGTGGTTTCCTGCTGTACCTGGAACAGCACGGCATCCTGGATGCCGGCCAGCGCGAGCTGGTGCTGGACCGGGCAATGGCCCTGGACCAGGACGAACTGGACCTGGACGACCTGAAATGGGTGGTGCTGATGGTGCTGTTCAACCAGCCCGGCGCCGAGGCGGCCTACGCCTGGATGGAAACGCAGATGTTCGTGGACGAGCCAGAACCCCTGCACTGACCGTACACTTGGGGGCCGTGCGCATTCAGGAGCGTCCCCCGTGAGTGAGTGGTTCCATGCCGAAGGCAACCGCCAGCAAGGCCCGTTGCCCTCGGAACAGTTGATCGAGCTGTTCCGTAGCAACCAGATCACTCTGGACACACTGGTCTGGCGCGACGGCTTGCCGCAATGGCAGCCGTTGCGCAACGTGGTCGACGAACTGGGCCTGATCGTGCCCGCTGTTGATGCAGCCGCCACTGTCGCTGTGGCGCCGCCACCTCCTGCCGCTCCCCTGCCGCCGACCCTGCCACCTGCCTCGCCCTACGCGACCACGCCGATGGATGCTGCACCGGCCGCGAAGAAGGGCCTGTCCGGTTGCGCATTGACCGCCATCATCGGCGGCGTTGCATTGCTGGTGGTGGTGCCGATCCTGGCCATCCTGGCAGCCATCGCCCTGCCGGCCTACAACGACTACACCATCAAGGCCAAGGTCGCTGGCGCGATCACGGCGCTGCAGCCGCTGAAGGACAAGGTCCAGCATTTCGCCGATGACCAGGGCCGTTGCCCGGGCGCCAACGACGCCGGCTTCCCGGCGGCGGACGAATTCGCAGGCCAGGGCCTGTCGGCCGTGCATATCGGCCGCTTCAACAACGGTCACTGCGGCATCGAAGCAACGCTGGCGGTTCCGGGCAAGAGCCAGGATGGCGACCTGCTGTGGCTCGAGTACGACCGTGACAGCGGACGCTGGGAATGCAGCGGCGAAAGCGACGACAAGTATCTGCCCACGCAATGCCGCGGCTGAGCCGCGCATCGGGCAACCCACCAAGGACGACCCAACAGGGGACATGCAATGACTGAGTGGTATTACGCCGAAGGACAGCAACGCCAGGGGCCGCTGGAGGTCACCGAGATCCGCCAGCGTTTCCAGCGCGGCCAGTTGACCCTGGACACCCTGGTCTGGCGCGAAGGCATGGGACAGTGGGCACCGCTGCGGCAGATGGTGGACGAACTGGGCCTGCAGACCCTGGCCGATGCCAGCACCTCCACCGCCACCGGTGGCTTCGACCTGCGCAACGACTACGCCGCGATCGACAACGGCACCGCGCCCCTGCCAGGCACCGGCGCCCTCAGCAGCTCGCCGTACACCGCGCCCGGTGCAAGCGGTGGTGACTATTC contains these protein-coding regions:
- the rsmB gene encoding 16S rRNA (cytosine(967)-C(5))-methyltransferase RsmB; this encodes MSKANDFSIAKAAPGAATRMLAARVLAQVFTRGRSLKAELAWALPKLADTRDRALLEALCFAVLRRRSTYDAALQGWMQKPLSARDADLRTLLMVGFAQLDVLELPAHAALSATVDAARALGRERQAGLVNAILRRAQREGFPEQPARDAFPLWLAEAVERDWPAQAEAIFAASLQPAPLWLRANRQQGGRDKVMAALAEAGIAAEASPLSADALRLAAPVPVNQLPGFGEGVLSVQDLSAQCAADALAPPAGSRVLDACAAPGGKAAHLLERDPSLRLLALDIDARRLARAKDTFTRTGVGEGAEVLVADASDPGAWWDGVPFDAILLDAPCSATGVIRRQPDVMFHRRAEDIDALVGIQARLLEACWSMLRPGGALLYATCSILRAENVDQVKGFLKWHADAEAVALDDAFGLDCDGIARQRLPGENDADGFFYARLLKKG
- the fmt gene encoding methionyl-tRNA formyltransferase; this translates as MRIVFAGTPEFAVSSLRAAARHHEVVAVYTQPDRPAGRGRGLAPSPVKLEAVARGIPVHQPETLKDEAAQQLLRDLQPDLMVVVAYGLILPRAVLTIPTHGCWNVHGSLLPRWRGAAPIQRAIQAGDEKTGICLMQMEAGLDTGPVLLHQELQIAATDTGGQLHDKLAELGAQVLSDGLGLLRAGIKPIARPQPEQGVTYAHKLDKAEAKLDWAQDAEALARTVRAFNPWPIAEALLAGERVRIHGAVALDAAHGQAPGTVLAAGREGIDIACGQGALRLRVLQREGGKAITAADYLNARRDLRVGV
- the def gene encoding peptide deformylase; amino-acid sequence: MALLPILEFPDPRLRTKAALIDAAEVTTPAFQELLDNMFETMYDAPGIGLAASQVDVHQRFMVIDVSEEKNEPRVFINPEIVAKDGGQVYQEGCLSVPGIFADVTRADTITVKFLDRQGQPQELTTDGLLAVCVQHEMDHLDGKLFIDYLSPLKREMVRKKLAKQRKHVA
- a CDS encoding LysM peptidoglycan-binding domain-containing protein, producing MLLRFRTVVAAAMLTVAAYATAVEVNGGHPDTYVVRKGDTLWDIAGRFLQKPWLWPEIWQANPQVANPHLIYPGDVLSLAYLDRVTAQPGPRQEAPVTGVPLAQVEPFLKQLSVVDSIEQLPYVVALEDNRLRATGGQTAYVRLADAQTGQRWAVVRPTVRYAQPKPTEDLTANGDVTPGSGNLWKAFSAPNHRRGILGYELAQVGTGTIAKVAGGKTEASTLVLDNASGGREVRAGDRLVPVEATPYDLQFFPHVPAAGVEGVDVRVLAVTDMFNAGGPRDVIAISAGRAQGVDNGTVFSLWRQGSHVAHRMKFPGSSRMDDSTSTGAGRVSLPDEYAAHAMVFRTFDNVSYALVMQGVKPVRVGYSALHPDAK
- the dprA gene encoding DNA-processing protein DprA, which codes for MTEHGLEALLRLMIAGGSLAPRRTLLQTTGNADAALALGVAGWRAHGCTPEQCAALERPDTRALALAQRWLQQPDHHLLACNDPAFPPLLLDAPNPPLALFVAGDPTIAWRPAVALVGSRSPTPAGRALAARFATCFVEAGLAVTSGLASGIDAAAHQAALDAGGCTLAVIGTGPDRAYPTSHTRLQATIATEGAVLSEYLPGTPARPGHFPARNRLVAGLALATVVVEAAQRSGALITARLAAEAGREVCAIPGSVLNPRAAGCHRLIREGVALVERPEEVLELLAPALRHQLPGLQTRLATPTEQAAPADLPACWANDADYQSLWRALGHDPISMDSLITHCGLTASEVSSMLLAMELAGIVVCVHGRYCRRP
- a CDS encoding DUF494 family protein translates to MKESILDVLLYLFEHYFSEDADLIRDRDSLQNGLIQAGFSPTEINKAFEWLDALAAQRPSAAQARVDGPVRIYHGPELDKLDVECRGFLLYLEQHGILDAGQRELVLDRAMALDQDELDLDDLKWVVLMVLFNQPGAEAAYAWMETQMFVDEPEPLH
- a CDS encoding GYF domain-containing protein; this translates as MSEWFHAEGNRQQGPLPSEQLIELFRSNQITLDTLVWRDGLPQWQPLRNVVDELGLIVPAVDAAATVAVAPPPPAAPLPPTLPPASPYATTPMDAAPAAKKGLSGCALTAIIGGVALLVVVPILAILAAIALPAYNDYTIKAKVAGAITALQPLKDKVQHFADDQGRCPGANDAGFPAADEFAGQGLSAVHIGRFNNGHCGIEATLAVPGKSQDGDLLWLEYDRDSGRWECSGESDDKYLPTQCRG